Proteins encoded in a region of the Haloglomus salinum genome:
- a CDS encoding DUF3194 domain-containing protein yields the protein MTDSSTDGNGPSDEAVVNTASEAAEGLVLSRFKQSDVRDLDVTVTFEDGVLEVDVYLNAPEAEGDLDPEQVADDAALAAQSAVDELFAEYE from the coding sequence GTGACCGATTCCTCGACCGACGGCAACGGCCCCAGCGACGAGGCCGTCGTGAACACCGCCTCGGAGGCCGCCGAGGGGCTCGTCCTCTCGCGGTTCAAGCAGTCCGATGTCCGCGACCTCGACGTGACCGTCACCTTCGAGGACGGCGTGCTGGAGGTGGATGTCTACCTCAACGCGCCCGAGGCCGAGGGCGACCTCGACCCGGAACAGGTCGCCGACGACGCCGCGCTGGCCGCACAGTCGGCCGTCGACGAACTGTTCGCCGAGTACGAGTAA
- a CDS encoding prefoldin subunit beta — MQGNLPPEAQEKLEELQDLQETAQQVAAQKQQAETTLRESENALEALDDVEDDTEIYREVGELLVKSEYDEAYDELEEKVDSLEIRVETLEKQEERVREQFEELQEELQQLLQGGAGGPGGGGPMGPGGPGAGGD; from the coding sequence ATGCAGGGTAACCTTCCGCCGGAGGCCCAGGAGAAGCTCGAAGAGCTACAGGACCTCCAGGAGACCGCACAGCAGGTCGCGGCCCAGAAGCAGCAGGCCGAGACCACCCTCCGCGAGTCCGAGAACGCCCTCGAGGCGCTCGACGATGTCGAGGACGACACCGAGATCTACCGCGAGGTCGGTGAGCTCCTCGTGAAGAGCGAGTACGACGAGGCGTACGACGAGCTGGAGGAGAAGGTCGACTCGCTGGAGATCCGCGTCGAGACCCTCGAGAAGCAGGAGGAGCGAGTCCGAGAGCAGTTCGAGGAGCTTCAGGAGGAGCTCCAGCAGCTGCTCCAGGGCGGCGCCGGTGGCCCGGGCGGCGGTGGCCCGATGGGACCGGGCGGCCCGGGCGCTGGCGGCGACTGA
- a CDS encoding KEOPS complex subunit Pcc1, whose protein sequence is MSDAADAPPGDRFPHETVLDCSYDDSEAAALVATSLRQDIDRIDGDRSTAAVAHEGDTVRVTVRAADLTALRAGLNTWTSLVDVADRTRAAALE, encoded by the coding sequence GTGTCCGACGCCGCCGACGCCCCGCCCGGCGACCGGTTCCCACACGAGACCGTTCTCGACTGCTCCTACGACGATTCCGAAGCAGCCGCGCTGGTCGCGACCAGTCTCCGGCAGGACATCGACCGCATCGACGGCGACCGCAGCACCGCAGCCGTCGCCCACGAGGGCGACACCGTGCGTGTCACCGTCCGTGCGGCCGACCTGACGGCGCTCCGGGCCGGACTGAACACGTGGACCTCGCTGGTCGACGTGGCCGACCGCACCCGGGCGGCGGCGCTGGAGTGA
- a CDS encoding DNA-directed RNA polymerase subunit P — translation MSYKCSRCKRDVELDEYGGVRCPYCGHRVLLKERSRDVKEIDVH, via the coding sequence ATGAGCTACAAGTGCTCCCGCTGCAAGCGTGACGTCGAACTGGACGAGTACGGCGGCGTCCGCTGTCCGTACTGCGGCCACCGCGTCCTGCTGAAGGAGCGGAGCCGTGACGTGAAAGAAATCGACGTTCACTGA
- a CDS encoding 50S ribosomal protein L37ae, translating to MAKSKTGSAGRFGARYGRVSRRRVAEIEADTNSATVDGNDVKRVGTGIWVDEETGEKFTGGAYRAQTPAGKTVRRSLRAALSGGEEVDEA from the coding sequence ATGGCCAAGAGCAAGACGGGCAGTGCGGGCCGCTTCGGCGCGCGCTACGGGCGTGTCTCGCGTCGCCGCGTCGCCGAGATCGAGGCTGACACGAACAGCGCGACAGTCGACGGCAACGACGTCAAGCGCGTCGGCACCGGCATCTGGGTGGACGAGGAGACCGGCGAGAAGTTCACCGGTGGCGCCTACCGCGCCCAGACCCCCGCGGGCAAGACGGTCCGCCGCTCGCTCCGCGCGGCCCTGTCCGGTGGCGAGGAAGTCGACGAAGCATAA
- a CDS encoding inorganic phosphate transporter has protein sequence MIAPLLVVGLLVAAFVGFNIGGSSTGVAFGPAVGSDTVSKTAAAGLMTAFALLGGYTVGKNVIRTMGGEIVPASKFSLAASVAVLFFVGLALLVSNLFGVPASTSMTAVGAIAGLGVATDSIVWPVMGRIVSWWLVAPIAAFWVCAVIGRYLYPYLDAKVPLDSAGGVLERRYAGPIPYPARAPDAAVKDVIGVVLVVAIACYMAFSAGASNVANAVAPLVGSEAIRPNTGVFLAGGAIGVGAFTIARRTLDTVGNDLTDLPLLAALIVETVAASLITFLSFIGIPASLAVSATMSIVGLGWGRATRTTTLSEAAGAAMAGEEPTATARVDALAADGPGGSGEDGTGTQAVPRIGEEDPDDLAATELFDPATTGRVIVLWILTPSISAAASFLLFEYAPFF, from the coding sequence GTGATAGCGCCGCTCCTCGTCGTGGGGTTGCTGGTCGCGGCGTTCGTCGGGTTCAACATCGGCGGCTCCTCGACCGGCGTCGCCTTCGGTCCCGCCGTCGGTAGCGACACGGTCTCGAAGACCGCGGCGGCCGGCCTGATGACCGCGTTCGCCCTGCTCGGCGGCTACACCGTGGGCAAGAACGTCATCCGGACGATGGGCGGTGAGATCGTCCCGGCCTCGAAATTCAGCCTGGCAGCCTCGGTCGCCGTCCTGTTCTTCGTGGGGCTGGCGCTGCTGGTGTCGAACCTGTTCGGCGTCCCTGCCTCCACGTCGATGACCGCCGTCGGCGCCATCGCCGGGCTAGGCGTCGCCACGGATTCCATCGTCTGGCCCGTGATGGGCCGCATCGTCTCGTGGTGGCTGGTCGCTCCCATCGCCGCGTTCTGGGTCTGTGCGGTCATCGGGCGCTACCTCTACCCGTACCTCGACGCGAAGGTGCCGCTCGACTCGGCGGGAGGGGTCCTCGAGCGCCGCTACGCCGGACCGATTCCGTATCCCGCCCGCGCGCCCGACGCCGCGGTGAAGGATGTCATCGGCGTTGTCCTCGTCGTCGCCATCGCCTGCTACATGGCGTTCTCCGCGGGCGCGTCGAACGTCGCGAACGCGGTCGCACCGCTGGTCGGGAGCGAGGCCATCAGGCCGAACACGGGCGTCTTCCTCGCGGGCGGTGCCATCGGCGTCGGCGCGTTCACCATCGCCCGCCGGACGCTGGACACGGTCGGCAACGACCTGACGGACCTGCCGCTGCTGGCCGCGCTCATCGTGGAGACGGTGGCGGCTTCGCTCATCACCTTCCTCTCGTTCATCGGCATCCCGGCCTCGCTCGCGGTCTCGGCGACGATGTCCATCGTCGGCCTGGGCTGGGGCCGCGCGACCCGGACGACCACGCTCTCGGAGGCCGCAGGCGCGGCGATGGCCGGCGAGGAGCCGACCGCGACGGCCCGCGTGGACGCCCTGGCCGCGGACGGACCGGGCGGCAGTGGCGAGGACGGCACCGGGACGCAGGCCGTGCCCCGCATCGGCGAGGAGGACCCCGACGACCTCGCGGCGACGGAACTGTTCGACCCCGCCACCACCGGCCGCGTCATCGTCCTCTGGATACTGACTCCATCCATCTCTGCGGCTGCCTCGTTCCTCCTGTTCGAGTACGCCCCGTTCTTCTGA
- the fer gene encoding ferredoxin Fer: MPTVEYLNYEVVEDNGWDMYDDPVFDEAKEMDLDGEDYGELDVNEGEYILEAAEAQGYDWPFSCRAGACANCAAIVLEGDIDMDMQQILSDEEVDDKNVRLTCIGSPAADTVQIVYNAKHLDYLQNRVI; encoded by the coding sequence ATGCCTACAGTAGAATACCTCAACTACGAGGTCGTCGAGGACAACGGCTGGGATATGTACGACGACCCCGTCTTCGACGAGGCCAAGGAGATGGACCTCGATGGCGAGGACTACGGCGAGCTGGACGTCAACGAGGGCGAGTACATTCTGGAGGCTGCCGAGGCCCAGGGCTACGACTGGCCCTTCTCGTGCCGGGCCGGCGCGTGTGCGAACTGCGCCGCCATCGTGCTCGAGGGCGACATCGACATGGACATGCAGCAGATCCTCTCCGACGAGGAGGTCGACGACAAGAACGTCCGCCTGACCTGCATCGGCTCACCGGCAGCCGACACCGTCCAGATCGTCTACAACGCGAAGCATCTGGACTACCTCCAGAACCGCGTCATCTAA